One part of the Sciurus carolinensis chromosome 4, mSciCar1.2, whole genome shotgun sequence genome encodes these proteins:
- the Naca gene encoding nascent polypeptide-associated complex subunit alpha isoform X1: protein MPGEATETVPATEQELPQPQAETAVLPVPSALNVTASLGQSRPTLTPPCSLTPQQCPVAIANQPSPFPSPSTIASIPFEAPFPQPSSGTAMPLETVPNTPTFLPHLIGPPISPAALALASPMIGPTLKGAHSSSAPLALIALAPHSVQKSSAFPPNPVASPPTVAVAESGSVTCLPTPITPSEPKPSPIQVPSQVLPNPKATTPSSGPPGIINAIPSHVVNPLASVQSGVTSCPLTPSITPSTITSQIKGIPISSALIPQNPLSLSLKGPVSSPAALSLSTQSIPAVVSSQTVAPSIPSVFPSSLGSHLGPLHQSSLGSSLQPLGQAGPSTLSNPAVNTISLDHCSLGTSYPSQRSVIPPLSSRNELVTGTVAALPKRSPASSLVLSVDKGPSTVTGIASYPSGSSNVTTTMSLSPSALLILKDSPNATHQPLGTQILASPGTDLKETPISSVGTTPLLMTNPSVISAAHTTFEVAATVSPPVSSGPISSEEPASPTALVMSPVAQKELPSQIATTLGIPVCPLPALISPAQTGHPTKENPTLLPSALSAPKNSSSPQGTSSLEIIPPETTVPKKTLVGPLPVAEAASATASSLGVNSPTSIVKTDAYTSPDPVSLLLKSSIAAPTVAQVPLENVDRVGMAPKSYPNEKDTSALAFLPLVSPASESCPVAPSMTLSSENVSVSTVALALAPEIPKSVPFPTLPPAGIALSTAKNVDGISQTSSLASLASSPVCPNEDPGDSVSSKGIITYIADSPCPLGTDVSPQTKRPLTKKGSPSPDVPAGNLSSISPVEASFLPEANISFQGPKGSLTKKDSPTPKKAQATLAPKGVPIPPAVAPSLTQKTPASPSPKGTPTAPAVAPTSPKKDPVTTASSGIPAAPAVTPSQKKTPTPSPKGAPTLPSDVPPCPKESLTAPTVASPHKKKTPSPKGVPTPPAVTSPSPKKPPRTPSPKEAIVTPSPKGDPSPPAVTPSSPKKTVANTAPKEVPTPPSPKKALTTPSPKGTPTETPPSPKKTPTTLSPKETPTEAPPSSKGAPAPTAVTSPSPKKPPTTPSPKETIVTPSPKEVPTPPAITPPTPKKTPANTAPKEVVTPPSPKKALTTSSPKGTPPATPPSPKRAPTTPSPKETTVTPSPKGVPTPPAVTPPSPKKAPTTPSPKETTVTPSPKGVPTPPAVTPPSPKGTPTETPPSPKKAPTTLSPKETTVTPSPKGVPTPPAVTPPSPKGTPTETPPSPKKAPTTPSPKETTVTPSPKGVPTPPAVTPPSPKKTPTTPSPKGTPTETPPSPKGSPTPATVTPPSPKKAPLTLSPKGTPTETPPFPKGAPTPTAVTLPSSKKVPTTPSPKGTQTETPPSPKEATVIPSSKGDPTPPAVTPPSPKKAPASAAPKQATVTPSPKKAPASAAPKEATVTPSPKGVSTPPTVTPPSPKKAPASAAPKQATATPTLKKAPASAAPKQATVTPSPKGVSTPPTVTPPSPKKAPAGAAPKETTVAPAPKKAPASAAPKEATVTPSPKGVSTPPTVTPPSPKKAPASAAPKEATVTPSPKKAPASAAPKEATVTPSPKGVSTAPANTPPSPKKTPATAASKETPATPSSKGAASPKKATATAAPKEASTPPVVTLLSPKKPPASVPPKDAQTTSSPRGVPTPPVDTPPTSKKAPATAAPKEATETPSPEKDSATTVPKEAPPKKSPATPSSKGIPTPPDTTSPPKKSSAPKGASIPPAVTSPSPKEAPATPSSKGSPTPRAVNLPSHQEASSPKEAHILPGITHASPKDSPNSPVSVTCTTGAIAPKEPEGVPSKKSPRALKEVLVAPAPENEHITVPTQKGPGSKKNSAALPLKCSDPSTKIDAKVPLSTVTPIPLLMDPVSPAENKDPFHSPLSKISTPLAGVASEKVLPIAGSASASPAHTPPVSLPLAPSPVPPLLPKQQFLPTSTGLVLESPSKPPAPADEDELPPLIPPEPISGGVPFQSVLVNMPTPKPAGVPAPTPSAKQPVLKNNKGSGTESDSDESVPELEEQDSTQATTQQAQLAAAAEIDEEPVSKAKQSRSEKKARKAMSKLGLRQVTGVTRVTIRKSKNILFVITKPDVYKSPASDTYIVFGEAKIEDLSQQAQLAAAEKFKVQGEAVSNIQENTQTPTVQEESEEEEVDETGVEVKDIELVMSQANVSRAKAVRALKNNSNDIVNAIMELTM from the exons ATGCCCGGTGAAGCCACAGAAACCGTCCCTGCTACAGAGCAGGAGTTGCCACAGCCCCAAGCTGAGACAG CTGTGCTTCCTGTGCCTTCAGCCTTGAATGTCACTGCTTCCTTAGGGCAGTCTAGACCAACCCTTACCCCTCCTTGCTCCCTCACCCCTCAACAATGCCCTGTAGCAATTGCTAACCAGCCTTCCCCATTTCCTTCTCCCTCTACTATTGCTTCAATCCCTTTTGAAGCTCCTTTTCCCCAGCCATCCTCTGGAACTGCCATGCCTTTGGAAACTGTCCCTAACACCCCAACTTTCCTACCACACCTTATAGGGCCTCCCATCTCCCCAGCTGCCTTAGCTCTGGCCTCTCCCATGATAGGGCCAACTCTGAAAGGTGCCCATTCCTCTTCAGCTCCCTTGGCCCTCATTGCATTGGCTCCCCATTCAGTTCAGAAGAGTTCTGCTTTTCCACCTAACCCTGTTGCCTCACCTCCAACAGTTGCTGTGGCTGAGTCAGGGTCAGTGACATGTCTACCAACTCCCATTACTCCCTCAGAACCAAAACCCTCTCCTATTCAGGTTCCCTCTCAGGTACTCCCTAATCCAAAAGCTACTACCCCAAGTTCAGGTCCTCCGGGTATAATCAATGCTATTCCTTCCCATGTTGTAAATCCTCTGGCCTCTGTTCAATCTGGAGTAACCTCTTGTCCTCTGACACCATCCATTACTCCCTCAACCATTACTTCCCAGATTAAAGGTATCCCCATTTCCTCAGCTCTGATCCCACAAAACCCATTAAGCCTCAGCCTGAAGGGGCCTGTTAGTTCACCTGCTGCCTTATCACTTTCAACTCAGTCTATTCCTGCAGTGGTCTCTTCTCAAACTGTGGCTCCCAGCATCCCATCAGTTTTCCCTAGTTCTCTGGGCTCTCATCTTGGACCTTTACATCAGAGTTCTTTGGGTTCTTCTCTCCAACCTTTAGGTCAAGCAGGTCCTAGTACACTGTCAAATCCTGCAGTGAATACCATTTCTTTAGATCATTGTTCCTTGGGTACCTCTTATCCATCTCAGAGATCTGTAATTCCTCCCCTTTCTTCCAGAAATGAACTGGTTACTGGTACTGTGGCTGCTCTTCCAAAAAGGTCTCCAGCTTCCTCTCTGGTTCTGTCTGTTGACAAAGGCCCCTCTACAGTGACTGGCATAGCCTCCTACCCTTCTGGCTCTTCGAATGTAACTACTACTATGTCATTATCTCCTTCAGCCTTGCTCATTCTTAAAGACTCTCCTAATGCCACTCATCAGCCTTTGGGGACTCAGATTCTTGCCTCTCCAGGAACAGACTTGAAAGAAACACCTATCTCCTCTGTTGGAACTACCCCACTTCTGATGACTAACCCTTCTGTGATTTCTGCAGCACATACTACCTTTGAGGTAGCtgctactgtgtctcctccagtTTCATCAGGTCCCATCAGTAGTGAAGAACCAGCTTCCCCCACTGCCTTGGTTATGTCACCTGTGGCTCAAAAAGAGCTTCCTTCTCAGATAGCAACTACTCTGGGTATACCAGTCTGTCCTCTGCCAGCTCTTATATCTCCAGCCCAGACAGGACACCCCACCAAGGAAAACCCTACTCTACTACCTTCGGCCCTCTCAGCCCCTAAAAATTCCTCCTCTCCCCAAGGTACATCATCTTTGGAGATAATTCCTCCTGAAACCACTGTACCAAAGAAAACCCTTGTAGGGCCTCTCCCTGTAGCTGAGGCAGCCAGTGCTACTGCGTCTTCTCTGGGTGTTAACTCCCCAACCTCTATAGTCAAGACAGATGCTTATACAAGCCCAGACCCTGTTAGTCTGCTTCTTAAAAGTTCTATTGCTGCTCCAACAGTGGCTCAGGTTCCTTTGGAAAATGTTGATCGTGTGGGGATGGCTCCTAAAAGTTACCCAAATGAGAAGGACACTTCTGCTCTTGCTTTTTTACCTTTGGTTTCTCCAGCCTCTGAAAGTTGCCCGGTGGCTCCATCTATGACTTTATCCTCCGAGAATGTTTCTGTTTCTACAGTAGCATTGGCACTGGCTCCTGAAATTCCCAAGTCTGTGCCCTTTCCCACTCTTCCACCAGCTGGGATTGCTCTGTCCACTGCAAAGAATGTTGATGGTATTTCTCAGACCTCGTCATTGGCATCTTTAGCTTCCTCTCCTGTGTGCCCAAATGAGGACCCTGGTGATTCTGTGTCTTCCAAAGGAATTATAACTTACATAGCTGACTCGCCATGTCCTTTAGGGACTGATGTGTCTCCTCAGACTAAAAGACCTCTAACCAAGAAGGGTTCTCCTAGCCCTGATGTTCCTGCTGGAAATCTATCTTCTATTTCTCCAGTTGaagcttccttccttccagagGCCAATATTTCTTTTCAAGGCCCTAAAGGCTCACTAACCAAAAAGGATTCTCCCACTCCCAAAAAGGCACAAGCAACTCTGGCCCCAAAAGGGGTCCCCATTCCCCCAGCTGTTGCTCCTTCCTTGACCCAAAAGACCCCAGCAAGCCCATCTCCCAAAGGGACTCCCACTGCCCCTGCTGTGGCTCCTACCTCCCCCAAAAAGGACCCAGTAACCACAGCCTCCAGTGGGATCCCCGCTGCCCCAGCTGTGACTCCTTCCCAAAAAAAGACACCAACTCCATCCCCCAAAGGGGCCCCCACCCTGCCATCTGATGTTCCTCCCTGTCCCAAAGAGTCCCTCACTGCCCCAACCGTGGcttctccccacaaaaaaaagacaCCATCCCCCAAAGGAGTCCCCACTCCCCCAGCTGTGACTTCTCCCTCCCCAAAAAAGCCACCAAGAACTCCATCTCCCAAAGAGGCCATAGTAACCCCATCCCCCAAAGGGGACCCCTCTCCCCCAGCTGTAACTCCTTCCTCTCCCAAAAAGACCGTAGCAAATACAGCCCCCAAAGAGGTTCCCACTCCCCCATCCCCAAAAAAGGCACTAACCACTCCATCCCCCAAAGGGACCCCAACTGAGACTCCTCCCTCCCCAAAAAAGACACCAACAACTCTATCCCCCAAAGAGACCCCAACTgaggctcctccctcctccaaaGGAGCCCCCGCTCCCACTGCTGTGAcctccccctccccaaaaaagcCACCAACAACTCCCTCCCCCAAAGAGACCATAGTAACCCCATCCCCCAAAGAGGTCCCCACTCCCCCAGCTATAACTCCTCCAACTCCCAAAAAGACCCCAGCAAATACAGCCCCCAAAGAGGTTGTTACTCCCCCATCCCCAAAAAAGGCACTAACCACTTCATCCCCCAAAGGGACCCCACCTGCAACTCCTCCCTCCCCAAAAAGGGCTCCAACAACTCCATCCCCCAAAGAGACCACAGTAACCCCATCCCCCAAAGGGGTCCCCACTCCCCCAGCTGTGACTCCTCCCTCCCCAAAAAAGGCCCCAACAACTCCATCCCCCAAAGAGACCACAGTAACCCCATCCCCCAAAGGGGTCCCCACTCCCCCAGCTGTGACTCCTCCCTCGCCCAAAGGGACCCCAACTGAAACTCCTCCCTCCCCAAAAAAGGCCCCAACAACTCTATCCCCTAAAGAGACCACAGTAACCCCATCCCCCAAAGGGGTCCCCACTCCCCCAGCTGtgactcctccctcccccaaaggGACCCCAACTGAAACTCCTCCCTCCCCAAAAAAGGCCCCAACAACTCCATCCCCCAAAGAGACCACAGTAACCCCATCCCCCAAGGGGGTCCCCACTCCCCCAGCTGTGActcccccctccccaaaaaagacCCCAACAACTCCATCCCCCAAAGGGACCCCAACTGagactcctccctcccccaaaggATCCCCCACTCCTGCAACTGTGACTCCCCCTTCCCCAAAAAAGGCCCCATTAACTCTATCCCCCAAAGGGACCCCAACTGAGACTCCTCCTTTCCCCAAAGGAGCCCCCACTCCCACAGCTGTGACTCTCCCCTCCTCAAAAAAGGTACCAACAACTCCATCCCCCAAAGGGACCCAAACTGaaactcctccctcccccaaagaGGCCACAGTAATCCCATCCTCCAAAGGTGACCCCACTCCCCCAGCTGtaactcctccctcccccaaaaagGCCCCAGCAAGTGCAGCCCCCAAACAAGCCACAGTAACTCCCTCCCCAAAAAAGGCCCCAGCAAGTGCGGCCCCCAAAGAGGCCACAGTAACACCATCCCCCAAAGGGGTTTCCACTCCCCCAACTgtaacccctccctcccccaaaaaGGCCCCAGCAAGTGCAGCCCCCAAACAGGCCACAGCAACTCCCACCTTAAAAAAGGCCCCAGCAAGTGCAGCCCCCAAACAGGCCACAGTAACACCATCCCCCAAAGGGGTTTCTACTCCCCCAACTgtaacccctccctcccccaaaaaGGCCCCAGCAGGTGCAGCCCCCAAAGAGACTACAGTAGCTCCCGCCCCAAAAAAGGCCCCAGCAAGTGCAGCCCCCAAAGAGGCCACAGTAACCCCATCCCCCAAAGGGGTTTCCACTCCCCCAACTgtaacccctccctcccccaaaaaGGCCCCAGCAAGTGCAGCCCCCAAAGAGGCCACAGTAACTCCCTCCCCAAAAAAGGCCCCAGCAAGTGCGGCCCCCAAAGAGGCTACAGTAACCCCATCCCCCAAAGGGGTCTCCACTGCCCCAGCTAACACTCCTCCCTCTCCCAAAAAGACCCCAGCAACTGCAGCATCCAAAGAGACCCCTGCAACCCCATCCTCCAAGGGGGCTGCTTCTCCCAAAAAAGCCACAGCAACTGCAGCCCCCAAAGAGGCCTCTACTCCCCCTGTTGTGACTCTTCTCTCTCCCAAAAAGCCCCCAGCAAGTGTACCCCCCAAAGATGCCCAAACAACCTCATCCCCCAGAGGGGTGCCCACTCCCCCAGTGGACACTCCTCCCACTTCCAAAAAGGCCCCAGCAACTGCAGCCCCCAAAGAGGCCACAGAAACCCCCTCCCCTGAAAAAGACTCAGCAACCACAGTCCCCAAGgaagcccccccaaaaaagtcacCAGCAACCCCATCCTCCAAAGGAATTCCCACTCCTCCAGACACTACTTCCCCTCCTAAAAAGTCCTCAGCCCCCAAAGGGGCCTCCATTCCCCCAGCTGTCACTTCTCCCTCCCCAAAAGAGGCCCCAGCTACCCCATCCTCCAAAGGCTCTCCCACTCCCAGAGCTGTGAATCTTCCCTCTCACCAAGAGGCTTCATCCCCTAAGGAGGCCCACATTCTCCCAGGCATTACTCATGCCTCCCCCAAAGACTCCCCTAATTCCCCAGTGTCAGTTACATGTACCACAGGAGCCATTGCTCCTAAAGAACCTGAAGGCGTCCCCTCAAAGAAAAGCCCCAGGGCTCTCAAAGAAGTACTTGTTGCCCCAGCTCCAGAAAATGAACACATCACAGTTCCCACTCAGAAAGGCCCAGGAAGCAAGAAGAATTCGGCAGCTTTGCCTCTTAAGTGCTCAGATCCCTCAACTAAGATTGATGCTAAAGTACCCCTTTCTACAGTGACTCCGATTCCTCTGCTGATGGACCCTGTTTCTCCTGCAGAAAACAAAGATCCTTTTCACTCGCCTCTGTCAAAGATATCTACCCCTCTAGCAGGAGTTGCCTCTGAGAAGGTCCTTCCTATAGCTGGATCAGCATCTGCGTCTCCAGCACACACCCCACCAGTCTCCCTGCCTCTTGCTCCTTCCCCAGTTCCCCCTCTGCTTCCTAAACAACAGTTTCTGCCGACCTCCACTGGGCTGGTGCTGGAATCACCCTCTaagcccccagcccctgctgatGAGGATGAGCTGCCGCCTCTGATTCCCCCGGAACCAATCTCTGGGGGAGTGCCTTTCCAGTCCGTCCTTGTCAACATGCCCACCCCCAAACCTGCTGGGGTCCCTGCCCCAACCCCCTCTGCCAAGCAACCTGTTCTGAAGAACAACAAGG GGTCTGGAACAGAATCTGACAGTGATGAATCAGTACCAGAGCTTGAGGAACAAGATTCCACACAAGCAACCACACAACAAGCACAG CTGGCAGCTGCAGCTGAAATCGATGAAGAACCAGTCAGTAAAGCAAAACAGAGTCGGAGTGAAAAGAAGGCACGAAAG GCTATGTCCAAACTGGGTCTTCGACAGGTTACAGGGGTTACTAGAGTCACTATCCGAAAATCTAAGAATATCCTCTTTGTCATCACAAAACCAGATGTCTACAAGAGTCCAGCTTCAGATACCTACATAGTTTTTGGGGAAGCCAAG ATTGAAGATTTATCTCAGCAAGCACAGTTAGCAGCTGCTGAGAAATTCAAAGTTCAAGGTGAAGCTGTTTCAAACATTCAAGAAAATACACAGACTCCAACTGTACAAGAAGAAAGTGAAGAGGAAGAG GTTGATGAAACAGGTGTGGAAGTTAAGGATATAGAATTGGTCATGTCACAAGCAAATGTGTCAAGAGCAAAGGCGGTCCGAGCCCTGAAGAACAACAGTAATGATATTGTAAATGCTATAATG gAATTAACAATGTAA